A region of Periophthalmus magnuspinnatus isolate fPerMag1 chromosome 13, fPerMag1.2.pri, whole genome shotgun sequence DNA encodes the following proteins:
- the mfsd1 gene encoding major facilitator superfamily domain-containing protein 1 isoform X1, translating into MAEFEEEERGLLGEDEDEENPAPDTQGEGEPRTPLPAICDPSHLLHRIVVLVFMCFLGFGSYFCYDNPAALQSEFLQDMNLNTAEFMQLYAWYSWPNVILCFLGGFLLDRVFGIRLGTILFSLFVFGGQIIFAIGGLVKHFWLMEVGRFIFGIGGESLAVAQNTYAVNWFKGKELNLVFGLQLSMARLGSTVNMNIMGSVYNKVGQSFAAGHTTLGVSLMIAALTCLFSLMCALVLGFLDKRAEKILHKEQGKTGEVIKLTDVKDFPACLWLIFIICVGYYVAIFPFIGLGQVFFIEKFNFSPANARAVNSIVYIISAPASPVLGFVVDKVGRNVIWVMCAVVTTLAAHMMLAFTFWNPWIAMSLLGVSYSLLACALWPMVAFVVPEHQLGTAYGFMQSIQNLGLALIAMAAGAILDTRGYLVLEVFFCACICIALMAAVMLYFVDYLKGGDLNRSAADRARLQKEATSHSEIIRRPNKLTSGESARLTPMSASRLRNRYLSRLGAQIPVHCSTHLSSLAHRSVLK; encoded by the exons ATGGCGGAGTTTGAAGAGGAAGAGCGGGGCCTGTTaggagaagatgaagatgaagaaaacccggctccagacacacagggcGAGGGGGAGCCGAGGACCCCTCTCCCCGCCATCTGCGACCCCAGCCACCTCCTGCACCGCATTGTCGTGTTGGTTTTCATGTGCTTCCTGGGATTTG GGAGTTATTTCTGTTATGACAACCCCGCAGCACTTCAGAGCGAGTTTCTTCAG GACATGAATCTGAACACTGCGGAATTCATGCAACTTTATGCGTGGTACTCCTGGCCAAATGTGATCCTTTGTTTTCTAGGAGGATTTCTTCTCGATAGGGTTTTTGGTATTAG acTTGGAACTATACTGTTTTCACTCTTTGTCTTTGGTGGACAG ATAATATTTGCAATTGGAGGGCTTGTAAAACACTTCTGGCTTATGGAAGTAGGACGCTTTATATTTGG taTTGGAGGCGAGTCCCTGGCTGTGGCTCAGAACACCTATGCAGTAAACTGGTTTAAAGGAAAGGAGCTTAATCTAGTGTTTGGCCTGCAGCTTAGTATGGCTAGACTT GGCAGCACAGTGAACATGAACATCATGGGCTCAGTCTATAATAAAGTTGGTCAATCTTTTGCTGCTGGACACACTACACTGGGAGTGTCATTGATGATCG ctGCCTTGACATGCTTGTTTTCCCTGATGTGTGCATTGGTTTTGGGATTCCTTGACAAGCGAGCAGAGAAAATCCTCCATAAGGAGCAGGGCAAAACAG GAGAGGTCATTAAGCTGACAGATGTTAAAGACTTCCCTGCCTGCTTATGGCTCATCTTCATCATTTGTGTGGGATACTATGTGGCAATATTCCCCTTCATTGGACTAGGACA AgtattctttattgaaaaattcaACTTTTCTCCAGCTAATGCCAGAGCGGTCAACAG TATTGTGTACATCATCTCGGCTCCAGCATCTCCGGTTCTGGGCTTTGTGGTCGATAAGGTTGGGAGGAATGTGATTTGGGTGATGTGTGCTGTGGTTACTACACTAGCTGCTCACATGATGCTGGCCTTCACTTTTTGGAACCCATGGATCGCAATG TCCCTATTGGGAGTGTCCTACTCATTATTGGCATGCGCTCTGTGGCCTATGGTGGCGTTTGTGGTCCCTGAGCATCAGCTGGGTACAGCTTATGGCTT TATGCAGTCGATTCAAAATCTGGGACTTGCTCTCATTGCCATGGCAGCAGGGGCCATACTTGATACCAGAGGCTACCTGGTTTTAGAAGTATTTTTCTGTGCCTGCATATGCA TTGCACTAATGGCTGCGGTGATGTTGTACTTTGTGGATTACCTCAAAG GAGGAGATTTAAATCGCTCAGCTGCCGACAGAGCCAGACTTCAGAAAGAAGCCACTTCACATTCTGA AATTATAAGGCGTCCGAATAAACTGACATCAGGTGAATCTGCCAGGCTGACCCCCATGTCGGCATCCCGCTTACGAAATCGTTATCTCTCCAGACTGGGAGCTCAG aTCCCAGTCCACTGTTCTACTCACCTGTCATCACTGGCCCACAGGAGTGTTCTCAAATGA
- the mfsd1 gene encoding major facilitator superfamily domain-containing protein 1 isoform X2, translating into MAEFEEEERGLLGEDEDEENPAPDTQGEGEPRTPLPAICDPSHLLHRIVVLVFMCFLGFGSYFCYDNPAALQSEFLQDMNLNTAEFMQLYAWYSWPNVILCFLGGFLLDRVFGIRLGTILFSLFVFGGQIIFAIGGLVKHFWLMEVGRFIFGIGGESLAVAQNTYAVNWFKGKELNLVFGLQLSMARLGSTVNMNIMGSVYNKVGQSFAAGHTTLGVSLMIAALTCLFSLMCALVLGFLDKRAEKILHKEQGKTGEVIKLTDVKDFPACLWLIFIICVGYYVAIFPFIGLGQVFFIEKFNFSPANARAVNSIVYIISAPASPVLGFVVDKVGRNVIWVMCAVVTTLAAHMMLAFTFWNPWIAMSLLGVSYSLLACALWPMVAFVVPEHQLGTAYGFMQSIQNLGLALIAMAAGAILDTRGYLVLEVFFCACICIALMAAVMLYFVDYLKGGDLNRSAADRARLQKEATSHSE; encoded by the exons ATGGCGGAGTTTGAAGAGGAAGAGCGGGGCCTGTTaggagaagatgaagatgaagaaaacccggctccagacacacagggcGAGGGGGAGCCGAGGACCCCTCTCCCCGCCATCTGCGACCCCAGCCACCTCCTGCACCGCATTGTCGTGTTGGTTTTCATGTGCTTCCTGGGATTTG GGAGTTATTTCTGTTATGACAACCCCGCAGCACTTCAGAGCGAGTTTCTTCAG GACATGAATCTGAACACTGCGGAATTCATGCAACTTTATGCGTGGTACTCCTGGCCAAATGTGATCCTTTGTTTTCTAGGAGGATTTCTTCTCGATAGGGTTTTTGGTATTAG acTTGGAACTATACTGTTTTCACTCTTTGTCTTTGGTGGACAG ATAATATTTGCAATTGGAGGGCTTGTAAAACACTTCTGGCTTATGGAAGTAGGACGCTTTATATTTGG taTTGGAGGCGAGTCCCTGGCTGTGGCTCAGAACACCTATGCAGTAAACTGGTTTAAAGGAAAGGAGCTTAATCTAGTGTTTGGCCTGCAGCTTAGTATGGCTAGACTT GGCAGCACAGTGAACATGAACATCATGGGCTCAGTCTATAATAAAGTTGGTCAATCTTTTGCTGCTGGACACACTACACTGGGAGTGTCATTGATGATCG ctGCCTTGACATGCTTGTTTTCCCTGATGTGTGCATTGGTTTTGGGATTCCTTGACAAGCGAGCAGAGAAAATCCTCCATAAGGAGCAGGGCAAAACAG GAGAGGTCATTAAGCTGACAGATGTTAAAGACTTCCCTGCCTGCTTATGGCTCATCTTCATCATTTGTGTGGGATACTATGTGGCAATATTCCCCTTCATTGGACTAGGACA AgtattctttattgaaaaattcaACTTTTCTCCAGCTAATGCCAGAGCGGTCAACAG TATTGTGTACATCATCTCGGCTCCAGCATCTCCGGTTCTGGGCTTTGTGGTCGATAAGGTTGGGAGGAATGTGATTTGGGTGATGTGTGCTGTGGTTACTACACTAGCTGCTCACATGATGCTGGCCTTCACTTTTTGGAACCCATGGATCGCAATG TCCCTATTGGGAGTGTCCTACTCATTATTGGCATGCGCTCTGTGGCCTATGGTGGCGTTTGTGGTCCCTGAGCATCAGCTGGGTACAGCTTATGGCTT TATGCAGTCGATTCAAAATCTGGGACTTGCTCTCATTGCCATGGCAGCAGGGGCCATACTTGATACCAGAGGCTACCTGGTTTTAGAAGTATTTTTCTGTGCCTGCATATGCA TTGCACTAATGGCTGCGGTGATGTTGTACTTTGTGGATTACCTCAAAG GAGGAGATTTAAATCGCTCAGCTGCCGACAGAGCCAGACTTCAGAAAGAAGCCACTTCACATTCTGA ATGA
- the LOC117380590 gene encoding P2Y purinoceptor 3-like has protein sequence MEDPHICPVKSFYQRILLPVAYSIVFFLGFGLNVRLLWCVFLRNSRRSNMITYLSNLAVADLLYVLSLPPLIISNSMGDLWPFGDFYCKATRFFFFVNLHCSMLFLTCVSAHRFIGVCYPLKAVRTKTRKFAFFTSASLWVLATAEILPTFYFSHTGVINNITVCFEMVSPGQFKMYFPYGLFLVIVGFLIPSMVVVACYCSVLKVLYKGTTINLNGISKTVDRDWRNKSLRTLLLVSLLFLICFLPYHVARTIYMFVRVYQPANCQLLNTVMISYKVWKPVVSLNCCVNPLLYFWGSGCNRARLRACLWRDRRVQPRVCVLDTGIRS, from the coding sequence ATGGAGGATCCCCACATATGTCCCGTGAAAAGCTTCTACCAGCGAATCCTTCTCCCAGTGGCCTAcagtattgttttctttttggggTTTGGTTTAAATGTAAGGCTGCTGTGGTGCGTATTTTTGCGGAATAGTCGCAGAAGCAATATGATTACTTACTTAAGTAATTTGGCCGTTGCTGACTTACTGTACGTCCTATCCTTACCCCCACTCATCATCAGTAACTCCATGGGAGACTTGTGGCCATTTGGAGACTTTTATTGTAAAGCAACGCGCTTTTTCTTTTTCGTAAACCTGCACTGCAGCATGTTGTTCCTGACGTGCGTCAGCGCCCACCGCTTTATCGGAGTCTGCTATCCGCTGAAAGCTGTCCGCACAAAGACCAGAAAGTTTGCCTTTTTTACGTCAGCATCACTCTGGGTTTTGGCGACTGCGGAGATTTTAcccactttttacttttctcaTACTGGCGTCATTAACAACATCACTGTGTGCTTTGAGATGGTAAGCCCaggacaatttaaaatgtatttcccaTATGGTCTTTTTCTAGTCATAGTCGGCTTTCTGATTCCATCCATGGTCGTTGTCGCCTGCTACTGCTCTGTGTTAAAAGTTCTTTACAAAGGAACAACTATAAACCTAAACGGCATCTCCAAGACCGTGGACAGGGATTGGCGCAACAAGTCTTTGCGCACATTGCTCCTTGTGTCTCTCCTTTTTTTGATTTGCTTCCTTCCTTATCACGTTGCTCGAACGATCTACATGTTTGTGAGGGTCTACCAACCTGCAAACTGCCAGCTTCTCAACACTGTCATGATCTCCTATAAGGTTTGGAAGCCCGTGGTCAGCCTGAACTGCTGTGTAAACCCTCTGCTCTACTTCTGGGGCTCTGGATGCAATCGAGCACGTCTGAGGGCCTGTCTGTGGAGGGACAGAAGAGTACAACCCCGCGTGTGCGTGCTGGACACTGGCATCAGATCTTAA